In Oscillospiraceae bacterium, one DNA window encodes the following:
- a CDS encoding alpha/beta hydrolase: MEIKTFQLREDNPDVRLVVYINAMFPTLSIQKRPMMLVIPGGGYHCCSEREAEPIARAYMAHGYNAAVLYYSLSKNAVNKNPLEDACRAMTILRRNAEEWNTDPDRIAAIGFSAGGHLTGWLGTMWHDEEISQRVGLKYREEARPNAIVLCYPVITSGEKAHKGSFYNILGTQTPSEEQLELYSLEKRVTDETPPAFLWHTASDTCVPVENSLYMAAALSAHKIPFELHVFPNGPHGMGLANDEVMAEANPYVMRWHELSVKWLNKTFNNTL, translated from the coding sequence ATGGAAATCAAAACCTTTCAACTGAGAGAAGATAACCCCGATGTACGCCTGGTGGTGTACATAAACGCAATGTTTCCCACACTTTCAATACAAAAGCGCCCCATGATGCTGGTTATCCCCGGCGGCGGCTATCATTGCTGTTCCGAGAGAGAAGCTGAGCCTATTGCCCGCGCTTATATGGCACACGGCTATAACGCGGCGGTGCTGTATTACAGCCTTTCAAAAAACGCCGTCAATAAAAATCCCCTTGAGGATGCCTGCCGTGCCATGACCATTCTGCGCCGTAATGCAGAGGAATGGAATACCGACCCCGACAGAATAGCGGCTATCGGCTTTTCCGCGGGCGGACATCTGACAGGCTGGCTGGGCACTATGTGGCATGATGAGGAAATATCACAGAGAGTGGGCTTAAAATACCGTGAGGAAGCCCGCCCCAACGCCATAGTTCTTTGCTACCCCGTAATAACCTCGGGTGAAAAGGCACATAAGGGCAGCTTTTATAATATTCTGGGCACTCAGACCCCGAGTGAAGAACAGCTTGAACTGTATTCGCTGGAAAAGAGGGTAACCGATGAAACACCCCCTGCATTTCTGTGGCATACCGCTTCCGATACCTGTGTTCCGGTGGAAAACTCGCTTTACATGGCGGCGGCGCTGTCAGCACATAAAATCCCCTTTGAGCTTCATGTTTTTCCAAATGGTCCTCACGGAATGGGTCTTGCCAACGACGAGGTAATGGCAGAGGCAAATCCATATGTTATGCGTTGGCACGAGCTTTCGGTAAAGTGGCTTAATAAAACCTTTAATAACACTTTATAA
- the lnt gene encoding apolipoprotein N-acyltransferase translates to MSRLRKNKTFVLTAVSAFLCALPFTFPSLFILTWVGLAPFFGCLLQDDFFEKNKRTAFGSGFKWGFLYCLFIYYWFLRLYPLDFAGLTPIQAVGVIAVAWLGISAFQALFFGLGTLVFRIIGKKSPLILALIFTLCELMWQFGEFSLPWCKISITQYKFLPAIQSASLFGNLFVSFLIYAVNAFIVCGLKNKRYFAAAAVLFFSNILYGSVMMNIPVNYTQKAEFALIQGNVASSEKWEYNSAKKSFEMFRGLSLEAADSQNPDFIIWPESAVPVAMESYYKKDFLLIPKHTDSIFLTGAFGFEDGKSSNSLFVLDKDGASDTVYHKRHLVPFGEYLPLRGFFEKCLPFVAEINMLSDDLYRGRDSAVMETEFGNIGSLICFDSIFPDLMRESVRDGAQLVVLITNDSWYFDSPAVSQHAAQAVFRSVENRRSIARCANTGISMLIDPHGRIIQSLGALRKGYVSGELGFTDTNTLYTYIGDVLWYAAALYIIILMIRRFLKWKSKPFN, encoded by the coding sequence GTGTGCTCTGCCATTCACCTTCCCTTCGCTTTTTATATTGACGTGGGTGGGGCTTGCTCCGTTTTTCGGTTGTCTTCTGCAGGATGATTTTTTTGAAAAAAACAAAAGAACCGCTTTTGGCAGTGGCTTCAAGTGGGGATTTTTGTATTGCCTTTTTATATATTACTGGTTTCTGCGGTTGTATCCGTTGGATTTTGCGGGGCTTACCCCCATACAGGCAGTGGGCGTTATTGCTGTGGCATGGCTGGGAATAAGCGCATTTCAGGCTTTGTTTTTCGGGCTGGGCACACTGGTATTCCGCATTATCGGTAAAAAAAGTCCGCTGATACTTGCACTTATTTTCACCCTTTGCGAATTAATGTGGCAGTTTGGCGAGTTCAGCCTGCCTTGGTGCAAAATAAGCATAACTCAGTATAAATTTCTGCCTGCCATACAGTCCGCTTCGCTTTTCGGAAACCTTTTTGTAAGCTTTCTTATATACGCCGTCAATGCCTTTATAGTCTGCGGATTAAAAAATAAACGGTATTTTGCCGCGGCGGCGGTACTGTTTTTCTCGAATATTCTGTATGGCAGTGTTATGATGAATATCCCCGTGAATTACACCCAAAAGGCGGAATTTGCACTTATTCAGGGAAATGTGGCTTCAAGCGAGAAGTGGGAATACAACTCGGCAAAAAAGAGCTTTGAAATGTTCCGTGGGCTTTCACTTGAGGCGGCAGACAGCCAAAACCCCGATTTTATAATATGGCCCGAAAGCGCCGTTCCCGTGGCGATGGAATCTTACTATAAAAAGGACTTTCTGCTGATTCCGAAACATACTGACAGCATTTTTCTGACGGGTGCATTCGGTTTTGAGGACGGCAAAAGCTCAAATTCACTTTTTGTGCTGGACAAAGACGGTGCGAGTGACACGGTGTATCATAAGCGACATCTTGTTCCCTTCGGCGAATATTTGCCTCTGCGCGGATTTTTTGAAAAATGCTTGCCCTTTGTAGCCGAAATAAATATGCTGTCCGACGACCTTTACAGAGGACGTGACAGCGCTGTTATGGAAACGGAATTCGGAAATATCGGCTCACTTATCTGCTTTGATTCCATATTTCCCGACCTTATGCGCGAAAGCGTCCGTGACGGTGCACAGCTTGTTGTCCTGATAACCAACGATTCATGGTATTTCGATTCCCCCGCCGTGAGCCAGCACGCCGCACAGGCGGTGTTCCGCAGTGTGGAAAACCGCAGGAGCATTGCAAGATGCGCCAATACGGGAATTTCCATGCTGATTGACCCGCACGGCAGAATAATACAGTCGTTGGGTGCACTCAGAAAAGGATATGTTTCGGGCGAGCTTGGCTTTACCGACACCAACACATTGTACACATACATCGGCGATGTACTTTGGTATGCCGCCGCTTTGTATATAATAATTCTTATGATACGGAGATTTTTAAAATGGAAATCAAAACCTTTCAACTGA
- a CDS encoding arylamine N-acetyltransferase, whose translation MKISDIIPSARAQAYFNRIGFNFDRNMSEKDFFNGLQYAHVTTVPYENLDILNHIPLKLDPDSLYEKIVVNRRGGYCFELNGLFGWLLKDLGFEVHDYFGRYLRGESDTPMRRHRVLKVVGEENTYICDVGIANLAPRHPLLFTYGEIQEQFGESYRIENEPFFGNVVYLKHNSDKWERFFSFTEEEQLDKDYVYASYYLENAPDSIFNVKEMVAIKTPNGRKVIDGKMFRIYDEKNMDIPVASPEMMRDLLEIHYGIKL comes from the coding sequence ATGAAAATATCAGATATTATACCTTCTGCCAGAGCGCAGGCATATTTTAACCGCATCGGCTTTAATTTTGACCGTAATATGAGCGAAAAAGACTTTTTTAACGGCTTACAATATGCTCATGTAACCACTGTGCCGTATGAAAACCTTGATATACTCAATCACATCCCGCTCAAGCTTGACCCCGACAGCCTTTACGAAAAAATTGTGGTGAACCGCCGTGGCGGGTATTGCTTTGAGCTTAACGGACTTTTCGGCTGGCTTTTAAAGGACCTGGGCTTTGAGGTGCACGACTATTTCGGACGCTATCTGCGCGGCGAAAGCGACACTCCTATGCGCCGTCACCGTGTGCTCAAGGTAGTGGGCGAGGAAAACACATATATATGCGATGTAGGTATAGCGAATCTGGCTCCGCGCCATCCTTTGCTATTCACTTACGGAGAAATTCAGGAGCAGTTCGGCGAAAGCTACCGCATTGAAAATGAGCCTTTCTTCGGAAATGTGGTGTATCTTAAGCACAACAGCGATAAATGGGAAAGATTCTTTTCCTTTACCGAGGAGGAACAGCTTGACAAGGATTATGTCTATGCAAGCTATTACCTTGAAAATGCACCCGATTCCATATTCAATGTGAAGGAAATGGTAGCAATAAAGACCCCTAACGGAAGAAAGGTAATAGACGGCAAAATGTTCCGTATATATGACGAAAAAAACATGGATATTCCCGTCGCTTCCCCCGAAATGATGAGGGACCTTCTGGAAATACATTATGGCATCAAGCTGTAA
- a CDS encoding radical SAM protein, with protein sequence MASSCNACPRRCGVARPNGYCGAGEQIKISHYMRHMWEEPFISGKNGSGAVFFSGCNLGCVFCQNYKISTLCDGKTVTETELQEIFDTLCSQGVHNINLVTPSHYIEQISAVLRNKKPAVPVVYNCSGYEGDLKLMEGVCDIYLADLKYGDNAVAGKYSAVNDYVEVCKASLEEMYRQTGDYVIENGIMQKGLVVRHLVLPGNIDNSLDAVDIFASFSKGKKVKFSIMSQYIPSGRACDFPEINRRLTAEEYDRVVRYVYKRGITDCLVQDISSADESFVPDFR encoded by the coding sequence ATGGCATCAAGCTGTAACGCCTGCCCGCGCAGGTGCGGCGTTGCCAGACCAAACGGTTACTGCGGAGCGGGTGAGCAAATAAAAATCTCCCACTACATGAGGCATATGTGGGAGGAACCGTTCATAAGCGGAAAAAACGGCTCGGGAGCAGTGTTTTTTTCGGGCTGCAATCTGGGCTGTGTGTTTTGCCAGAACTACAAAATAAGCACTCTCTGCGACGGTAAAACCGTGACAGAAACCGAATTGCAGGAGATTTTTGACACTTTGTGCAGTCAGGGCGTGCATAATATAAACCTTGTTACCCCGTCCCACTATATTGAACAGATAAGCGCCGTACTCAGAAATAAAAAGCCTGCCGTACCCGTGGTATATAACTGCTCGGGCTACGAGGGTGATTTAAAGCTGATGGAGGGTGTTTGCGATATTTATCTTGCCGACCTTAAATACGGCGACAATGCGGTTGCCGGAAAATACAGCGCGGTAAATGACTATGTGGAGGTGTGCAAAGCCTCACTTGAGGAAATGTACCGTCAGACGGGTGATTATGTAATTGAGAACGGCATAATGCAAAAGGGACTTGTTGTACGGCATCTTGTATTGCCGGGAAATATTGACAATTCACTTGATGCCGTTGATATTTTCGCTTCGTTTTCAAAAGGCAAAAAGGTAAAATTCAGTATTATGAGCCAGTACATCCCGTCGGGCAGAGCATGCGATTTTCCCGAAATAAACCGAAGGCTTACCGCTGAGGAATACGACCGTGTAGTGCGGTATGTTTATAAGAGGGGAATAACAGACTGTCTTGTTCAGGACATAAGCTCAGCTGATGAGAGCTTTGTTCCCGATTTCAGATAA